Proteins encoded by one window of Rhinolophus ferrumequinum isolate MPI-CBG mRhiFer1 chromosome 13, mRhiFer1_v1.p, whole genome shotgun sequence:
- the C1D gene encoding nuclear nucleic acid-binding protein C1D produces the protein MAAEEINEDYPTEIHEYLSTFENSIGAVDEMLKTMMSVSRNELLQKLDPLEQAKVDLVSAYTLNSMFWVYLATQGVNPKEHPVKQELERIRVYMNRVKEITDKKKAGKLDKGAASRFVKNALWEPKPKNASKAANKGKSKN, from the exons ATGGCAGCAGAGGAAATTAATGAAGACTATCCAACAGAAATTCATGAGTATTTATCAACATTTGAGAATTCTATTGGTGCCGTAGATGAGATGCTGAAGACCATGATGTCTGTTTCTAGAAATGAGTTGTTGCAGAAG ttggACCCACTTGAACAAGCAAAAGTGGATTTAGTTTCTGCTTACACATTAAATTCAATGTTCTGGG TTTATTTGGCAACTCAGGGAGTTAATCCTAAGGAACATCCAGTAAAACAGGAATTG GAAAGAATCAGAGTATACATGAACAGAGTCAAGGAaatcacagacaagaaaaaggctGGCAAGCTGGACAAAGGTGCAGCTTCAAGATTTGTAAAAAATGCCCTCTGGGAACCAAAACCTAAAAATGCATCCAAAGCTGCcaataaaggaaaaagtaaaaattaa